The genome window GAAATACGTTTGGATTTTTTGATCTTGGAAGATTCCTTGTAGAAGGCAACACGTGCCTCTGTCTGTTTCACGTTTAATTCTTTCTCAATAATCTCACCGAGCAACTTCATCTGCAATTCTTCCGTATCGAGAGAAAGTAATGCTCTTGCATGACGTTCAGAAATTTTGCGTTCCATCAATGCAGCCTTAATGCCATCCGGTAGCTGTAACAACCGGATTTTGTTGGCAATGGTTGACTGGCTTTTGCCGAGTCGTTGCGCAAGACTTTCCTGTGTCAGCTGATGCAAGTCGATCAGCTTCTGATAAGCGACCGCTTCTTCAATTGAAGTCAATCCTTCACGCTGCAGGTTCTCAATCAGTGCAATGGATGCGGCCTGAGAATCGTTGAATTCACGCACAATAGCAGGAATCGTATCCAAGCCCAGTTTTCGAACTGCACGCCAGCGACGTTCCCCGGCAATAATCTCATATGATCCATTTCGCACGCGAACGACAATAGGCTGAATGACGCCATGTGTTTTGATCGTCTGCAACAACTCATCAATTTTATCATCATCAAAAATAGTACGGGGTTGATATGGGCTGCTCACAATTTCATTAACCGGAATCTGTTTGATCTCATCTCCGTTATTGCGCTCCGCCAAACCAAACAACTTCGAAAATTGTTCTTTCATTCCGCAGATTACCACCTAGTTTCGTAATAGCTCCCACAGTCTTTGCAGGTGCTTCTTATTCAATAAGCGACCCTTCAATTGCATCGTTCTTGGAATAAGTTTTGCCTTTCATAATGCTTTCTGTCATGCAACATCGGACGCATATCCATCTATCTATACATATAATCTATGATCACTGTGACCCAGGATCGGATACTTCTATTCTATCATCTTTTCTATCATAATCCTATGCTTACCTATTCTTTAAACTCTGCTAATTTTCCTGCTTTTTCTTTGTGAATATTGGAAATATGACCACTGGCACACATTCAATTAGCGAAAATGTTTATGAGCTAATTTACACGAAGTTTATCATGAGAGGTTCTTTTAGAAATATGTAAAATGCCTTGTCTGTGATGTTAACTAAACCTTTCCTTTTGAAAACAAAAAAAAGAAGATGTTTCACGTGAAACATCCTCTTAATACGTGTTTACAATCTATTTAGTTATGACTGATTACACAGCCATCACAATACTATACCAGTGGCGTCTTCATTGGAGTGCCTGGTTTGCGTGGATACTTATATGGTGTCTTATCAAATTTCTGAATCAGGATGATATGACGCTCTGATTCTTCAACCGGTAGCTGAAATGGATGAACGGCTTTAACCCGTCCTTTCAGCTGATTGAAGCTGAATTCCGCCTCTTTCATTTCCTCACGCGGGTCTCCGCCCTTCATTGCAGCGAATATTCCACTTTTACGAACAAAAGGAAGACAGAATTCATTCAGCACAGCCAGCTTGGCTACCGCACGCGCCGTAACGAGATCGTAGCTGTCACGATATCCTTCTTTGCGTCCAATCTCTTCAGCACGTCCATGAACCAACTCCACGTCTGTCAGGCCAAGGATATCTACCACATGCTGTAGAAAGCCAATCCGTTTATTCAACGAATCAATGATCGTAAGCTTAATGTGAGGGAAACAGATTTTCAGTGGCAATCCAGGAAAACCTGCTCCAGAACCAATGTCAGCCAGCTTATTCACTTTG of Paenibacillus sp. FSL R5-0517 contains these proteins:
- the noc gene encoding nucleoid occlusion protein, producing the protein MKEQFSKLFGLAERNNGDEIKQIPVNEIVSSPYQPRTIFDDDKIDELLQTIKTHGVIQPIVVRVRNGSYEIIAGERRWRAVRKLGLDTIPAIVREFNDSQAASIALIENLQREGLTSIEEAVAYQKLIDLHQLTQESLAQRLGKSQSTIANKIRLLQLPDGIKAALMERKISERHARALLSLDTEELQMKLLGEIIEKELNVKQTEARVAFYKESSKIKKSKRISFTKDVRLALNTIRQSIDMVTGSGLDIKTKEADHEDHYEIVIHIPKRK
- the rsmG gene encoding 16S rRNA (guanine(527)-N(7))-methyltransferase RsmG, giving the protein MDDIQQQLQRRLKKHGLELGELQLEQFELYYQELVSWNEKMNLTGITDREQVYTKHFYDSVSLAFYTDMTKVNKLADIGSGAGFPGLPLKICFPHIKLTIIDSLNKRIGFLQHVVDILGLTDVELVHGRAEEIGRKEGYRDSYDLVTARAVAKLAVLNEFCLPFVRKSGIFAAMKGGDPREEMKEAEFSFNQLKGRVKAVHPFQLPVEESERHIILIQKFDKTPYKYPRKPGTPMKTPLV